GCCGCTGGCGCTGGCGGCGGTGACGGACGGGGAGAAGGGAACGCTGTGGCGGGCGCCGGGGATGGTGGCGGCGGCGCGGCAGCCGAGCTTCCCGGTGGAGGCGACGAACACCACGGGGGCGGGGGACGTGTTCCACGGGGCCTACGCGCTGGCGCTGGCCGAAGGGCAGGAGGTGGAGGAGGCGCTGCGCTTCGCTTCGGCCGCCGGGGCGCTGCGGGCGCGGGACGGGCGGACGCCGGGGCGGGAGGCGGTCGAGGCGATGCTGGCGGAGGGCGGGGACGTGCCCTCCGTGCGGGCGCGGCGGAAGGCTTAGGGGCGGCGGGTCCGGGCTTGCGGTCGGCCGCCGTGGCCAGGGAGGAAGAAGGAATTCCTCCTCCCTCCGGACCTCCCACCATCATCTTCTTCTATCGATTGGTTTTGCTGATCTGGCGCACGCCTCGGATCCTCGACCCGAGGCGGCTGTCAGCGCAGGACGGTTTCCACGAAGGTTGGAACTCCCCTCGATCATTGCATCCGCGGCAGCCCCAAGAAGGTCCAGGAGGCTCAGCCTCCCGGTGAATGGGGGGCCGGGGGAAGGCGAAGCCTTCCCCCGGGGCCACCGGGCGCTACTCCCGCACGACGTAGGTGTAGAACCGGGTGCGCCCGTCGGCGCCGGTCTCGCGGTAGAGGCCCTGCACCTCGCTCTCGAAGCCGGGGAAGCGGTTGCAGGCGGCCTCGAAGGCCTTGAGGTAGTCCACCATGGGCTTCGCGCGATCGTCCAGGCGCTCGCCGGGGATCACGGTGGCGATGCCCGGCGGGTAGACGAGCCAGAGGGTGGCGGCGATACGGCCGGCGGTCTCCTCCAGCGGGACGTAGTCCACCTTGTTCTTCACCAGCGCGCGCACTGCCTCGTTCGGCGGCATCGCCATCTCCGGGAAGTGGTTCGCGGTGAACTGCGCGGTCTGCAGGCGGCTGATGCCGGCGCTGCGGTAGAAGGCGTGCATCTCCGCGCAGAGGTCGCGCAGCCGCGCGCGGCCGTAGCGCTCCGGCCTGCGGGCGACGAAGCGGGGGATCACCTCGTCCAGCGGGGCGTTGTTGTCGTGCAGCTTCTTGAAGGTGATGAGGTGCGCGAGGAGCGTGCCGGCCTTGCTGCTCTCCACGCCGGGGGTGAGGAGGAAGAGGAGGGAGTTGAGGTCGTTCTTCTCCGGCACGATGCGGTTCTGGCGCAGGTATTCCGCGACGACGGGCGCGGGGATGCCGTGCTCGTCGTAGCCGCCGCCGGCGAAGCCGGGGGTGAGGAGGGTGAGCTTGTTGGGGTCCGTGATGGCCCAGCCGCGGGGGTTGTCGCCGAAGCCGTGCCACTCGGCGCCGGGCTCGAGCGCCCAGTGGGCGGGGTCGGCCGCGAGCGCGTCGGTCGGCGCGTCCTCCCAGGGCATGGTCGCGCCATCCACCGTCGTGGTCTTCGGCACGAAGGGCTCGAAGAACCAGCGCTTCGCCGGGTCGGGGTCGGCCTCGAACTCCCGGCGGGTCAGGCGCAGCTTCTTGCGCAGCTCCACACCGAGGCGGACGGTGTCGTCCCACAGCACCATGCCGGAGCGGCCCTTCATCATCTGCGCGCCGACGTCGAGCGAGGCGAAGAGCGGGTAGAAGGGGCTGGTGGAGGCGTGCAGCAGGAACATCTCGTTGAAGCGGCGGTGCTCCACGCGGCGCCGCTGCTCGCCGAGATGGCTGTCCTTCACGTGGATCTGCGAGGCCTGCGAGAAGCTGGCGAGCTGCTTGTGCGTGCTCTGCGTGACGATGATGCCGGGGCTGTCCCCGTCCAGCTTCTCCAGCCCCATGCCGAAGCGGCCGCGGAAGAGCGGGTGGAACTTCATGAAGCCGGCCCAGGCCTCGTCGAACAGGATGTAGTCGCAGAGGTGGCCGATGCGGGCGATGATCTCGTCCGCGGAGTGGATCGTGCCGTCATAGGTGCACTGCTCCACCACCGCGGCGCGGAAGGGGCGGGGGCGCTTCCACGCCTCCGGGTCGCGCACCAGCGGGTTGTCGCGGATGGCGGCGCGCAGGCGATCCTCGTCCAGCGCATCGGCCAGCATGGGGCCGATCAGGCCGTGCGGGTTGCGCATGGTCTCGATGAAGATCGGCGTCGCCTCGCCGAGGAACAGCGCGCCGTGATGCGCGGCCTTGTGGTTGTTGCGATCGAAGAGAACGAGGTCGCCTTCCGCCAGCAGGGCCTGGAGCGCGATCTTGTTGGAGGTGGAGGTGCCGTTGAGGACGAAGTAGGTGCGTTCCGCGCCGAAGATCTCGGCGGCCTCCTGCTGGGCGCGGAGCGCCGGGCCCTCGTGCGTCAGCAGGTCGCCCATGTCGAGCACGGAGTTGTCGAGGTCGTCGCGGAACACGGCCTGGCCGAGGTGTTCCACGAAGATGCGGCCGATGGGGCTGCGGGCGTAGAAGTTGCCGCCGTTGTGGCCGGGGCAGGTCCAGAGCTGGTTGCCCTGCTCGGAGTAGTCCACCAGGGCGCCGAAGAAGGGGGTCTTCAGCGTGTCCGCGTACTGGCGCAGCTTGGAGACGAGGTTGCGGGCGATGAAGTCCGGCGTCTCCTCCGCCAGGAAGACGAAGCCGTCCACGTCGTCCAGCACCTCGACGGGGATGTCCTCCAGCCGCTGGCGGCGCACGAGGAGGATCACCGGGATCTCCAGCCCGCGCTTGCGGACGAGGGCGATGAGGGCGGCGGCGCGGCCCTGCAGGCCCTTCTTGCCCCAGTCCACCACGATGCAGCCGATGGCGGCGTCCGTGCGGACCACGAGCTCCGCGTCGTCGTCCCGCCGGGCGCGGGTGACGCCGTAGCCCATGCCCTCGATCTCGGCGATGATCTGGCGCAGCCGGGCGCCTTCCAGATCGGCCTCGTCGAAGCCGGGGGCGCAGACGAGGAACTTGAAGCGGCGGGCGTATTCCATGGCGGGGTCCTGCTACAGGCGGCGCGGCGCGTCTACCGCGGTGCGGTGACTTCGGCCGTGCATCCCGCCGCGGGCCGGCTCATTTCCGCTTGATCGCCCGGCCGGCCGGGCATGGGGCGCGGGTTCCGACAGGAGGTGGTTCATGGCGCCGTACTCATGACCGCTTGTCCCAACGATCACGGAGTGACGTTCAGGGCATGACGTTCAGAGCTGGGCGTTCACGGTTCGGGGCGGCCCGGCCGTTCGGGGATGATGCCCCGCCCGTCCCAGCGGCGGATGCGCTCCAGCTCCATGGCCTGGGGGTTCTCGCCGGACAGGGCAGGGGAGGCGGCGATGGAGGCGGCGCGGGCGCGGCCCAGCTCCCGCTCGCTCACCACCGCGCGCCAGCTCTCGCCGGGCTCGATGCGGGTGAGGGCGAACTCGGCGATGTTCACGCGCAGCAGGCCGCGGGCGCGGGCTTTCAGGTCGTCCGTCAGCTCGCGGCCGATGGCTGAGGCGTCCCGGATGATCGTCTCGATAGGGTGGCGGCCCATCACCGTCTGGACCGAGGCGGCCATGAGGGCGGGCATCGCGTCGGCGCCCGCGCGGATATGGGCGTAGCGCCAGCGCAGGTCGCTCTCGTCCCCTTCCTTCCAGAAGGCGGTGCCGAAGAGGGTGACGGCGTGCCCTTCCGCGCTGAGGGCGGGCATGCCGCGGTCCGGGGTGGAGCGGTCCGAGGCGAGGAGCGCCATGTCGTAGGGCTTGGCGCTCTGGCTGAAGGGGTTGAGGAAGCCCCACTGGCCGGGGCCGAGGACCCGCGTCACCTCTCCGCCGCTGCCGATGAGGATCATCTGGCCGGGGCCGGGGACGACGGCGACCTGGCGGTAGGCGATCCAGCCGACGAGGAGAACGGCGAGGATGCCGAGGCCGATCAGGGAGGCGCGGGGGCGGGCCGCTTCCGCCCTTGCCCTGTCCGTGGTGGAGGCGGGCAGGCTGTCGTCCCTCGGCATGGGCGTTCCGGCTTCCTCCGCGCGGGTGCCGGAAGGGACCGGGTTGGTCCCGCCGGCAACGCGAGAACGATGCCGGAGGCATCCGGTTCCCGCCTCCCCGTCCGGAAATCTGACGCCGAGAAGGTGACGCCGAAAATCTGACGCCGACTCCCAGGGGCGGGCCGATGCTCCCGCCCCGCGGGGTTCAGGCCGGCTTCGGGATGATGCGGGCGGTCTCGGCGAACTCGAAGTAGAGGCGGCGGGCCTCGGCGGCGACGGGGCCGGGCTGCATGTCGTGCGTGCCGTAGCGGGTGCAGGGCTGGACCTTGCCGAAGTTGCCGGTGGCGAAGATCTCGTCCGCGTCCTCCAGCATTTGCGGGGTCACGACGTCCTCGCGCACCTCGCGGCCTGCGCCACGCAGCAGCTCGATGATGCGGGCGCGGGTGACGCCGGCGAGGAAGGTGCCGTTGGGCACCGGCGTGATCACCACCCCGTCCTTCACCATCATCAGGTTGGCGGCGGAGAACTCGGCCACGTTGCCGTCCGGGTCCAGCATGACGGCCCATTCGTATCCCTGCTCCCGCGCCCAGGCGGCGGCGCGGGCGCCGTTGGGGTAGAGGGCGCTGGCCTTGGCGTCTGTGGGCGCCTGGTCCGGGGCCGGGCGGCGGAAGGGCGCGGTGATCGCGGAGAAGCCCGTGGGCGGGGGCAGGGGGGAATCGTAGATGGAGAGGATGAACTCCGTGCTGTCGGGATCGGGCTGGGAGGCGCCGAGGCCACGGCGGACGAAGAACATCGGGCGGATGTAGAGCTCCGCCTCCGGGCCCATGCGGCGGACGCCTTCGCGGCAGAGCTCCTCGATCTCGTCGGCCGTCATGGTGGGGTTCATCCGCATGTTGCGGGCGGACCTGACGCAGCGCTGGCAGTGCAGGTCCAGGTCCGGGACGGTGCCGCGGATGGCGCGGGCGCCGTCGAAGATCACGGAGCCCAGCCAGAAGGCGTGGTCCATGGGGCCGAGGACCTTGGGCTCCTCGGTGGACCAGTTGCCGAGGTGCCAGAAGACGCCGGCCATCGTTTCTCTCCCTGTCCGCGAAGGGCGCGGAAACTGGCATGGCGGGGGTGGGCGGGGAAGGGGTGGGCGGGCGGTTCTCCCGGCGGTCTATCCCAGGGGCGCGCCCGCTGGGGCGGCGGCGCGCGGGGAGAGGGTTTCGCCCTCGAGGTCGGCAGGGGTGAGACCGCGGTCCAGGTCCAGGCCGGTGAGGTGCCAGTCGTGCACGGCCAGCGGGAAGGGGCGGAGGAGGCGTTCGTGGAAGCGGGTGGGCCAGCGGATGCCGCCCCGTTCCATGTGGTCCCACAGGTCCACCTCGGCGACGGCGCCGCGGGTGGATTCCAGACCTTCCAGCCCGAAGCGGACGCGGTGCATCAGGCGGTCCGCGCGGCCGATGTAGAGGGCCAGCTCCTCGGCGGGGGAGAAGCCGAGGCCGGGGGCGATGCGGGCGCGGAGGATGTCGCAGTCCCTCGCGCGGCCGCTGACGGTGATGCGCTCCTCGCCGCCCGGGGCGAGGAGGGGGGCGCGGTCCGCCGCCCAGGGGCCGGCGAGGAGCATGGGGCCGAGGAGGAAGAGGGCATAGCCGTCCGCGACGAGGGCGGCGGCGCGGCGGTCCTCCTCCGTCGCGTCCCGGTCCTCGAACCGGACGCGGACGGTGCCGGGGGCGTTCGCGGCCCAGCGGCGGAGCACGGCCTTGCGGCCGGCGGAGCCAGTGAAGTTCTGGGCAAGCAGGCGGTGGCCGGGAAGGAGGCGTTCCTGCGAGGGGCCGCGATGGCCGGAATCCACGAGGGCGGGCTGGATGCGGCCGATGAGCGGCGCCCATTCGCCGTCGTAGGAGACGTTCACGTCGTTCACGCGGCGCAGGGCGGGGAGGCCGTGCGCCTCGGCGTTGGCATCGAGGAGGGCCTTCGCTTCCGGTGCGGTGCCTCCCGCCAGGGGCGGGAGGAGGGGGGCGCAGCCGGGCAGGAGAGCGAAGGCGGCGAGGAGGCCGCGGCGGCCATGGCGGGGGCCGGGGCGGGGGCCGGGGGATAGGGCTGGCACGGCGGTGCTCCTCCTCGGGGGTTGCCCAGGCTCGGGGTGAGGGGACGGGCGCTGAACGCCGCAGGGGCAGGTTAGGTGGCAGGCGGCAGCGAGGCCCTGGCGGGTTGACCCCGCGGGGCGCGCGGTGTGGATGGGCGGAATGGAACGACCTCCTCCCCCAGGCCCGCGGCGGCCCCGGCCGCCGGCGACCGGCGCGCTCCGCCCGGGGCAGGCGCGGCCGGGCGGGCCGCCGGGAGGGTTCGCGGAAGGATCGCTCGAAGGGCCGGGCGACGCGCTGCCCCCCGGGGGAGCGGGGATGCGCCCGCCGCGCCCGCCGGAGCCGGACCGGATCTGCGGGCTGGCGGCCGTCTCGGCCGTGTTCGCGCGCCGGCCGCGGGAGGTGCTGCGGCTGTTCCACCTGCCCACCCGCCGGCGGGAGGCGAACCCGTTCTGCGCGGTGCTGGCGGAGGCGCGGAAGCCCTATCGCGAGGTGGGGGAAGAGGAGCTGGCGCGGGTGGCGGGCACGGTCCACCACGGGGGGATCGTGGCCGTGGTGGCGCGGCGGCGGGTGGCGCCGGTGGCGCTGCCGCTGCCGCCCGCGCTGCGGACGGCACCGGTGCTGCCTGTGCTGGACGGGGTCTCCAACCCGCACAATCTGGGCGCCATCGCGCGGTCCGCGGCCTTCTTCGGCTGCATCGGGATGGTGCTCTCGGGCGATCCCCGGCAGGCCGGGCTCTCGGACGCGGCCTGGCGGACGAGCGAGGGGGGGCTGGAGGTGCTGAGCCTGTGGACGGCGCCGGACTTGACGGCAGCGCTGCCGCGGCTGGGGGTGATGACAGTGGCGGCAGTGTCCTCCGGCGGGGTGGCGCCGGAGGCGGTGCTGGCGCGGCGGCCGGCGGGGGGCTGCGTGGCGCTGGTGCTCGGGAACGAGGAGCAGGGGGTGAGCCCCGCCACGGCGGCGGCCTGCGACATGCAGGTGACGCTGCCGGGATCGGGGCGGGTGGAGAGCCTCAACGTCTCCGTCGCGGCGGCGGTGCTGATCCACGCGCTCTCGGCGCGGCGAGCATAGGATCGATCCCCGCGAAGTCCGGTGGGGAGTCTAGGCCGATCGAGAGGGACGCGGGCGGCGTTGCCGCGGCCGTCTCTCAACCCGATCCTCGTCCGCGTTCGGCGGGAGGTTCGATGGGGCGCCAGGGCGTGGGATGACCAGGGCGTAGGATGATGGGTTATGAGGGGCGGAGATCGGGCTTGGCGCGGCATCACTGGCCCGCCGTGATTTCGTCGCTGGTGGTGGGGGCGGGCCTGCTGGTGGCGGCGGTCCACCTGCGCGACCCGCGGCTACTTGCACTGCGGGGGACGGCGACATCGGGGGTCGTTCTCTTTGGAGTGGCCGGCGCGCTGGTCTGCCTGTGGATGTGGCGCCGTCGCGGTTGGCGAGGCGGCCTCGTGCCCGGTCTGGCCCTGCTTTGGGCAGCCGGACCGGCGCTGGCGATCCATGGGGAGCTGTTGTTCGCGCAGCAGGTGCGGGCGGTGCTCGGGTCGGGCGCCGCCGGACAGGAGGTCGGGCGGCACTTCCTGGTCGGCTACACCGATGCCCGGGCGGTGGCATCGCTCGCGGCGCGGGGGCTGATCGGGGGCGTGTTCGTGACGACGCGGAACCTGGAAGGACGGAGCGCGGAAGCGCTGAGGACGGAGATCGCGGATTTGCAGGCGATCCGGCGAGAGGCGGGTCTGCCGCCGCTCTTCGTCGCGACGGATCAGGAAGGGGGGGCGGTGTCGCGGCTGTCTCCTCCCTTGCCCACCCTGCCTCCGCTGGGCGCGCTCGCGGACTTGCCGGCAGTGGGGCGGGAAGCGGCGGCGCAGGCCCGTGGTGCGTCGGAAGGTGCGGGATTGGCGGCGTTTGGGGTGAACGTGAATTTCGCGCCGGTGCTGGACCTGCGGGTGCCGGGCCTACAGGTCGGCCGGCACCTGCAGAGCCCGATCGCCGAGCGCGCCATCTCCGACGACCCGCGCATCGTCGGAGCAATCGGGCTGGCCTATGCGCGCGGACTGGCCGAGGCGGGGGTGACCGCCACGTTGAAGCACTTTCCGGGACTGGGGCGCGCGACGGCGGACACGCACGTCGCGACCGCGCCCATCGCAGCCACGCGGGAGGAGCTGGAAGCGAGCGACCTGATGCCGTTCCGCCACGTCCTGGGCGGCACGGAGGCGTGGCTGATGCTGGGGCATGCGACGGTGATGGCGCTGGACCCGGAGCGGCCGGCCTCGCTCTCGGCGCGGGTGGTCACGGGGTTGCTGCGACAGGAGTGGGGCTTCGATGGCATCGTGGTGACGGACGACATGAACATGGCGCCGATCCTCGCGGCAGGGTTGTGCGGAGCGGGAATCGCCGCGCTGAACGCGGGGGTGGACGTGCTGCTGCTCTCCTGGGATCCGGACGGGTACTACCGCGCCATGTCCTGCGTGCTGGAAGCCCGGCGGCGAGGGACGTTGGATCCGACTCTGCTAGCGGAAAGCCGGCGGCGGCTGGAACGGGCGGTCGCGCGGCCGCAGGGCCACTGATGCGAGGAAGCGTGACCCCCTTGCGGTCCGCCCCGAACCTACTTCTTCGCGGCCCTACCCGTGACATGCCCTGCGGCCTCCATCGCCTCCATCCGGGCGGGGAGGTTGGCGTGGATGGCGGCGCGGTACTCCGGGGCGCGTTTCCAGGCCTTCTTCTCGGGCTTCGTCATCCCGCAGCCTAGGCACCACTCGGTGCTGTCGTCGTACTTGCAGATTTTGATGCAGGGGCGCTCCTCGAGGGGCGCGGTGTGATCGGACATGCCCCTTTCTTGGGTGCGGCGGGCGGTTGGGCAAGGCTCCAGGGCTTGCCCCGGGCGGGCCTTGGGGCGACATGACGGCGGCTTCACAACTCCGGAGAGAGTGTCATGCACCCCACTCGTCGCGCCCTGCTGGGCGCCGCGGCCGTCGCGCCGCTCGGCCTGCCTATCCTGGCCCCCTCGGCCCTGGCGCAGGGCACGAACTGGCCCGCGCGGCCGCCGCGAATCGTGGTTCCCTACGCGCCCGGCGGCGCGGTGGACCTGACCGGGCGGCTGTTGGCGGAGAGGCTGCAGGGCATCCTCGGGCAGAACGTGGTGGTGGATAACCGCGGCGGCGCGGGCGGCAACATCGGTGCGGACTTCGTGGCCCGGAGCGAGAAGGACGGGTACACGATCCTTCTCACCTCCGTCTCCATCATGGCGGCGAACAAGTACCTCTACCGCCGCTCCATGCCGCTGGAGCCGCTGCGCGACCTGGCGCCGGTGACGCGGGTGACGACGGGCACGGTGCTGCTGATCGTGAACTCCAACCGGCCCTGGAAGAGCTTCGGCGAGCTGATCGCGGCGGCGAAGAAGGATCCGGGCAAGCTGACCATGGGCTCCTCCGGAACGGGGACGGTGAGCCACATCACCATCTCCACCGTGGCCAAGGCCGCGGGCGTCGAGATCACG
This genomic window from Pararoseomonas sp. SCSIO 73927 contains:
- a CDS encoding SPFH domain-containing protein, with amino-acid sequence MPRDDSLPASTTDRARAEAARPRASLIGLGILAVLLVGWIAYRQVAVVPGPGQMILIGSGGEVTRVLGPGQWGFLNPFSQSAKPYDMALLASDRSTPDRGMPALSAEGHAVTLFGTAFWKEGDESDLRWRYAHIRAGADAMPALMAASVQTVMGRHPIETIIRDASAIGRELTDDLKARARGLLRVNIAEFALTRIEPGESWRAVVSERELGRARAASIAASPALSGENPQAMELERIRRWDGRGIIPERPGRPEP
- a CDS encoding DUF1289 domain-containing protein, whose translation is MSDHTAPLEERPCIKICKYDDSTEWCLGCGMTKPEKKAWKRAPEYRAAIHANLPARMEAMEAAGHVTGRAAKK
- a CDS encoding branched-chain amino acid aminotransferase: MAGVFWHLGNWSTEEPKVLGPMDHAFWLGSVIFDGARAIRGTVPDLDLHCQRCVRSARNMRMNPTMTADEIEELCREGVRRMGPEAELYIRPMFFVRRGLGASQPDPDSTEFILSIYDSPLPPPTGFSAITAPFRRPAPDQAPTDAKASALYPNGARAAAWAREQGYEWAVMLDPDGNVAEFSAANLMMVKDGVVITPVPNGTFLAGVTRARIIELLRGAGREVREDVVTPQMLEDADEIFATGNFGKVQPCTRYGTHDMQPGPVAAEARRLYFEFAETARIIPKPA
- a CDS encoding tripartite tricarboxylate transporter substrate binding protein produces the protein MHPTRRALLGAAAVAPLGLPILAPSALAQGTNWPARPPRIVVPYAPGGAVDLTGRLLAERLQGILGQNVVVDNRGGAGGNIGADFVARSEKDGYTILLTSVSIMAANKYLYRRSMPLEPLRDLAPVTRVTTGTVLLIVNSNRPWKSFGELIAAAKKDPGKLTMGSSGTGTVSHITISTVAKAAGVEITHVPYRGGGPAFADLLAGNIDMMFDVIPAAMPNVREGKFRPLAVGSAERITYVPELRDVPSMKELLPGSNIDMQSWYGVNLPAGTPRPVVDRLHQALLQVVKSDEFKGRMEPQGFTPAWDETPEGYGQYLQQQDALWKRLVEESGASLD
- a CDS encoding glycoside hydrolase family 3 N-terminal domain-containing protein gives rise to the protein MARHHWPAVISSLVVGAGLLVAAVHLRDPRLLALRGTATSGVVLFGVAGALVCLWMWRRRGWRGGLVPGLALLWAAGPALAIHGELLFAQQVRAVLGSGAAGQEVGRHFLVGYTDARAVASLAARGLIGGVFVTTRNLEGRSAEALRTEIADLQAIRREAGLPPLFVATDQEGGAVSRLSPPLPTLPPLGALADLPAVGREAAAQARGASEGAGLAAFGVNVNFAPVLDLRVPGLQVGRHLQSPIAERAISDDPRIVGAIGLAYARGLAEAGVTATLKHFPGLGRATADTHVATAPIAATREELEASDLMPFRHVLGGTEAWLMLGHATVMALDPERPASLSARVVTGLLRQEWGFDGIVVTDDMNMAPILAAGLCGAGIAALNAGVDVLLLSWDPDGYYRAMSCVLEARRRGTLDPTLLAESRRRLERAVARPQGH
- a CDS encoding Orn/Lys/Arg decarboxylase N-terminal domain-containing protein; this encodes MEYARRFKFLVCAPGFDEADLEGARLRQIIAEIEGMGYGVTRARRDDDAELVVRTDAAIGCIVVDWGKKGLQGRAAALIALVRKRGLEIPVILLVRRQRLEDIPVEVLDDVDGFVFLAEETPDFIARNLVSKLRQYADTLKTPFFGALVDYSEQGNQLWTCPGHNGGNFYARSPIGRIFVEHLGQAVFRDDLDNSVLDMGDLLTHEGPALRAQQEAAEIFGAERTYFVLNGTSTSNKIALQALLAEGDLVLFDRNNHKAAHHGALFLGEATPIFIETMRNPHGLIGPMLADALDEDRLRAAIRDNPLVRDPEAWKRPRPFRAAVVEQCTYDGTIHSADEIIARIGHLCDYILFDEAWAGFMKFHPLFRGRFGMGLEKLDGDSPGIIVTQSTHKQLASFSQASQIHVKDSHLGEQRRRVEHRRFNEMFLLHASTSPFYPLFASLDVGAQMMKGRSGMVLWDDTVRLGVELRKKLRLTRREFEADPDPAKRWFFEPFVPKTTTVDGATMPWEDAPTDALAADPAHWALEPGAEWHGFGDNPRGWAITDPNKLTLLTPGFAGGGYDEHGIPAPVVAEYLRQNRIVPEKNDLNSLLFLLTPGVESSKAGTLLAHLITFKKLHDNNAPLDEVIPRFVARRPERYGRARLRDLCAEMHAFYRSAGISRLQTAQFTANHFPEMAMPPNEAVRALVKNKVDYVPLEETAGRIAATLWLVYPPGIATVIPGERLDDRAKPMVDYLKAFEAACNRFPGFESEVQGLYRETGADGRTRFYTYVVRE
- a CDS encoding RNA methyltransferase — translated: MRPPRPPEPDRICGLAAVSAVFARRPREVLRLFHLPTRRREANPFCAVLAEARKPYREVGEEELARVAGTVHHGGIVAVVARRRVAPVALPLPPALRTAPVLPVLDGVSNPHNLGAIARSAAFFGCIGMVLSGDPRQAGLSDAAWRTSEGGLEVLSLWTAPDLTAALPRLGVMTVAAVSSGGVAPEAVLARRPAGGCVALVLGNEEQGVSPATAAACDMQVTLPGSGRVESLNVSVAAAVLIHALSARRA